From one Eucalyptus grandis isolate ANBG69807.140 chromosome 9, ASM1654582v1, whole genome shotgun sequence genomic stretch:
- the LOC104444066 gene encoding BTB/POZ domain-containing protein At4g08455-like — MRCILEEHVMRDASMCKECYEEASETVEELEREIEDLKAEVAFLRSCSPTDHHHHLNGHSHGPEFTDVILVTAVDGPNRGLSMPVPAHKTILASQSPVFKAMLENEMEESRSGIININDASYDALRAFVHCLSVEALLDEQMAYELLVLAEKYQVEHLKAYCEMILISKLNWDNSIINYAFAHQHNAKHLLEAALSLIMVNMDKLRKHPKYSELVEKDASLVIEIWEAFFWKARQIKSVGEFILFCS; from the exons ATGCGGTGCATATTAGAGGAGCACGTCATGCGTGACGCCAGCATGTGCAAGGAGTGCTACGAGGAGGCGAGCGAGACCGTGGAAGAGCTCGAGCGAGAGATCGAGGATTTGAAGGCCGAGGTCGCCTTCTTGAGATCATGCTCGCCGaccgaccaccaccaccacctcaaTGGTCACTCCCATGGCCCTGAGTTCACCGATGTCATCTTGGTCACCGCTGTGGATGGTCCCAACAGAGGCCTGTCAATGCCGGTGCCAGCTCACAAGACCATTCTG GCTAGCCAGTCCCCAGTATTTAAAGCAATGCTCGAGAATGAGATGGAAGAAAGCCGAAGCGGcattattaatataaatgatGCATCATATGATGCCCTCCGAGCATTTGTCCACTGTCTTTCTGTTGAAGCATTGCTTGATGAGCAAATGGCTTATGAGCTGTTAGTATTGGCTGAAAAGTACCAAGTGGAGCACCTCAAAGCTTATTGTGAGATGATCTTGATATCCAAATTAAATTGGGATAACTCGATCATAAACTATGCCTTTGCGCACCAGCACAATGCGAAGCATCTCCTTGAGGCTGCCTTGTCCTTAATCATGGTCAACATGGATAAACTAAGAAAACACCCTAAATATTCAGAACTCGTTGAAAAGGACGCAAGCCTCGTGATAGAGATATGGGAAGCATTTTTTTGGAAAGCTCGACAAATAAAATCGGTGGGTGAGTTTATACTTTTTTGTTCCTAA